The Streptomyces sp. NL15-2K genome contains a region encoding:
- the cydB gene encoding cytochrome d ubiquinol oxidase subunit II: MSLETLWLALLGLLLAGYFVLGGYDYGVQMLHPFLGGRDGHDGHDGHDGQEAGRPGRNAALDAIAPFFLGNEVWLVAFAGVMFGAFPHLEGSLLSGLYPLIVAILVGLVLGNAAIQLRGRAHSARGRRLWEALIVFGGALPALCWGLVVGLLLRGLPRRADGSFHVGFGEVFTPFVLACGVTTALLFAAHGAAFVALRSAPGLAAEARRLGATLLRVSGAVGTLPLLLTLFGAGASMTNRVTAAVIAVLLAAALAGAWWYLSWGHHVRAFAATCCATLLPVLLVGAGHYPYVLISSAGAGMTIDQAVADGATLKILSVFGVLVVPTILAYQTWSWWVFRGRTGRRHPSYF; this comes from the coding sequence ATGAGTCTGGAGACCCTCTGGCTGGCCCTCCTCGGCCTGCTTCTCGCCGGGTACTTCGTGCTCGGCGGCTACGACTACGGCGTACAGATGCTGCACCCCTTCCTCGGCGGCCGAGACGGCCACGACGGCCACGACGGCCACGACGGCCAGGAGGCCGGCCGCCCCGGCCGCAACGCCGCGCTCGACGCCATCGCGCCGTTCTTCCTGGGCAACGAGGTCTGGCTGGTCGCCTTCGCCGGCGTCATGTTCGGGGCCTTCCCGCACCTGGAAGGCAGCCTCCTGTCCGGCCTGTACCCACTGATCGTGGCGATCCTCGTCGGCCTGGTCCTCGGCAACGCGGCGATCCAGCTGCGCGGCCGTGCCCACAGCGCCCGCGGCCGCCGGCTGTGGGAGGCCCTGATCGTGTTCGGCGGGGCGCTGCCGGCCCTGTGCTGGGGACTGGTCGTGGGCCTGCTGCTGCGGGGTCTGCCCCGCCGGGCCGACGGGAGCTTCCACGTTGGGTTCGGTGAGGTGTTCACGCCCTTCGTACTGGCCTGCGGCGTGACCACCGCCCTGCTCTTCGCCGCGCACGGGGCGGCCTTCGTGGCCCTGCGCTCCGCCCCCGGACTCGCCGCCGAGGCACGGCGGCTGGGTGCCACGCTGCTGCGCGTGTCCGGCGCCGTCGGTACCCTCCCGCTGCTGCTGACGCTCTTCGGCGCGGGGGCCTCGATGACGAACCGCGTGACCGCGGCGGTCATCGCCGTCCTGCTCGCGGCGGCGCTCGCCGGCGCCTGGTGGTACCTCTCCTGGGGACACCACGTCCGGGCGTTCGCTGCCACCTGCTGCGCGACCCTGCTGCCCGTGCTCCTCGTGGGGGCCGGTCACTACCCGTACGTCCTGATCAGCTCCGCCGGCGCCGGCATGACGATCGACCAGGCCGTCGCCGACGGCGCCACGCTGAAGATCCTCAGCGTGTTCGGGGTCCTGGTGGTCCCCACGATCCTCGCGTACCAGACGTGGAGCTGGTGGGTCTTCCGGGGGCGTACGGGCCGCCGTCACCCCAGCTATTTCTGA
- the cydD gene encoding thiol reductant ABC exporter subunit CydD, whose amino-acid sequence MKPVERRLLRELPVLRRHMTYSTSLALLGAGLVVAQASLLATVLADGFAGHRFRITSLVALGAVMTLRALLTWTRGALAQRAAADAKRTLREKISGRLRHTGPLRLATRRHGETATLLTRGLDALDPYVVGYLPTMTATAVVPLTVVAWLAWTDWTSALIILVTLPLIPVFGALVGMHTAQRTARQWRLLARLGGHFLDVVAGLPTLRAFGRERHQSRVVGEMADAHRRATMRTLRVAFLSSFVLETVATLSVALVAVPVGLRLLGGETDLRTALVVLFLAPEAYLPLRAAGAAFHDSAEGMAVAERVFALLDAPDDKDAPVTHAADRAPLPGARTAYLHLDEVTVHYPGRAAPALRGASLSVLPGEHVALVGPSGAGKSTILSLLLGFVTPASGRVAVGGTDLTRLDLDDWRAQVAWVPQRPHLFAASVADNIRLGRPDASEAEVRQAARAASADLFIEELPQAYDTPLGEHGAGLSAGQRQRIALARAFLKDAPVLLLDEPTAHLDPESEAAVVRATVDLMQGRTTIVVAHRTSLLPHADRIITVRAGSLTLSRPAPAEGLVAS is encoded by the coding sequence ATGAAGCCGGTCGAACGGCGCCTGCTGCGGGAGCTCCCGGTGCTGCGGCGCCACATGACGTACTCCACGTCGCTGGCGCTGCTGGGCGCGGGGCTCGTCGTCGCCCAGGCGAGCCTGCTCGCGACGGTGCTCGCGGACGGCTTCGCCGGACACCGGTTCCGGATCACCTCGCTGGTCGCACTGGGCGCCGTCATGACGCTGCGCGCCCTGCTGACCTGGACCCGCGGGGCACTCGCACAGCGCGCCGCGGCCGACGCCAAGCGCACGCTGCGCGAGAAGATCAGCGGCCGGCTGCGGCACACCGGCCCACTGCGACTGGCGACCCGCCGCCACGGCGAGACGGCCACGCTGCTCACCCGCGGCCTCGACGCCCTGGATCCGTACGTCGTCGGCTACCTGCCCACCATGACGGCCACCGCGGTGGTTCCCCTCACGGTCGTCGCCTGGCTGGCGTGGACCGACTGGACCTCGGCGCTGATCATCCTCGTGACGCTGCCACTGATCCCCGTGTTCGGTGCGCTGGTCGGCATGCACACGGCCCAACGCACCGCGAGGCAGTGGCGGTTGCTGGCGCGGCTGGGCGGTCATTTCCTGGACGTGGTGGCCGGACTGCCGACGCTGCGCGCGTTCGGCCGCGAGCGGCACCAGTCCAGGGTGGTGGGCGAGATGGCCGACGCCCACCGGCGGGCCACCATGCGGACGCTGCGCGTGGCGTTCCTCTCCTCCTTCGTCCTGGAGACGGTCGCCACGCTCTCCGTGGCGCTGGTGGCCGTCCCGGTCGGGCTGCGGCTGCTCGGCGGCGAGACGGACCTGCGTACGGCCCTGGTCGTCCTGTTCCTCGCCCCCGAGGCGTATCTGCCGCTGCGCGCGGCGGGCGCCGCCTTCCACGACAGCGCCGAGGGCATGGCAGTGGCCGAGCGGGTCTTCGCGCTCCTCGACGCCCCCGACGACAAGGACGCGCCCGTGACGCACGCCGCCGACCGTGCCCCGCTGCCCGGTGCCCGCACGGCGTACCTGCACCTCGACGAGGTCACGGTCCACTACCCGGGCCGCGCCGCCCCCGCCCTTCGGGGCGCCTCCCTCTCCGTCCTCCCCGGCGAACACGTCGCCCTGGTCGGCCCGAGCGGCGCGGGCAAGTCCACGATCCTGTCGCTGCTCCTCGGCTTCGTGACTCCCGCCTCGGGCCGGGTCGCGGTCGGCGGCACCGACCTCACCCGCCTCGACCTCGACGACTGGCGCGCCCAGGTGGCGTGGGTGCCCCAACGCCCGCACCTGTTCGCGGCGTCCGTCGCGGACAACATCCGCCTCGGGCGCCCCGACGCGAGCGAGGCCGAGGTGCGGCAGGCGGCCCGCGCCGCTTCCGCGGACCTCTTCATCGAGGAGCTGCCTCAGGCGTACGACACCCCGCTCGGCGAGCACGGCGCCGGACTCTCCGCCGGCCAGCGCCAACGGATCGCCCTGGCCCGTGCGTTCCTCAAGGACGCCCCTGTGCTGCTCCTCGACGAACCGACCGCCCACCTCGACCCCGAGAGCGAGGCCGCCGTCGTGCGCGCCACGGTCGACCTCATGCAAGGCCGGACCACGATCGTGGTCGCCCACCGCACGAGTCTGCTGCCCCACGCCGACCGGATCATCACGGTACGAGCAGGCAGCCTCACCCTCTCCCGACCGGCACCCGCGGAAGGGCTGGTGGCCTCATGA
- the cydC gene encoding thiol reductant ABC exporter subunit CydC, whose protein sequence is MTGHAEAPAPALDRGPRPTVRLLRHLLPYWRRLLPAALASAGSELAAAALMATAAWLITRAAQQPPLASVSLAIVAVRALALGRGALRYGDRLLGHDGVLRAVAGFRTRVYEALVPLAPAGTPAFRSGDLLTRLVDDVDAAQDLLLRVLIPAAAACVVAATATGTAAVLLPRAGILLGLLLAVAGFLVPTLVLVLSRRAGRAEKTARAELAALTVDLTQGAADLDAYGARCRAHERAGRTADRIAALERRRALTTSLASAVVPLLQGGATVGVTLLALRAHAAGALPAVHLTVLAVLALVSFEALAPLPAAARRLADVRASARRLADLLDTAPPVTDPPIPAPLPTDEPLGVDITDLRVRHAGGPPALDGASLRLPPGRRTVLLGATGSGKSTLIAALMRFVPYEAGSIRVGGRELRETAGADARRVITGMTQDAHVFHATIRANLLLARPDATDAELREAARRARLLDWIESLPDRWDTLLGGDGATMSGGERGRLLLARALLADPPVLVLDEPTEGLDPDTAAAVLADILDATRGRTTLLVTHERSGLTAADQILTLDRGRIRPATQDDIDDPQDRLRQHTGAPGH, encoded by the coding sequence ATGACCGGGCATGCCGAGGCCCCCGCCCCCGCCCTTGACCGTGGGCCTCGCCCCACCGTCCGCCTCCTGCGCCACCTCCTGCCGTACTGGCGCAGGCTGCTGCCCGCCGCGCTCGCCTCGGCCGGCAGCGAGCTCGCCGCCGCCGCGCTGATGGCCACCGCCGCCTGGCTGATCACCCGCGCCGCGCAGCAGCCACCGCTCGCCTCGGTGAGCCTCGCGATCGTCGCCGTACGCGCCCTGGCCCTGGGGCGCGGAGCGCTGCGCTACGGCGACCGGCTGCTGGGCCACGACGGTGTCCTGCGGGCCGTCGCGGGCTTCCGCACCCGGGTGTACGAGGCGCTGGTACCGCTCGCCCCCGCGGGCACCCCCGCCTTTCGCAGCGGTGACCTGCTGACCCGCCTCGTCGACGACGTCGACGCCGCCCAGGACCTGCTGCTGCGGGTCCTGATCCCGGCCGCGGCCGCCTGCGTGGTCGCCGCGACCGCCACCGGTACGGCCGCGGTGCTGCTGCCGCGGGCCGGCATCCTGCTCGGGCTGCTCCTGGCCGTGGCGGGATTCCTCGTGCCCACCCTGGTCCTCGTCCTGTCCCGCCGCGCGGGCCGCGCGGAAAAGACGGCGCGCGCCGAACTCGCCGCACTCACCGTGGACCTGACCCAGGGCGCGGCGGACCTCGACGCGTACGGCGCCCGGTGCCGCGCCCACGAGCGGGCCGGCCGTACCGCCGACCGGATCGCCGCGCTGGAGCGCCGCAGGGCCCTGACCACCTCCCTCGCCTCGGCCGTGGTGCCGCTGCTCCAGGGCGGCGCGACGGTCGGCGTCACCTTGCTCGCCCTGCGCGCGCACGCCGCCGGTGCGCTGCCCGCCGTGCACCTCACCGTCCTGGCGGTCCTCGCGCTGGTCTCCTTCGAGGCCCTCGCGCCGCTGCCCGCCGCCGCCCGCCGCCTCGCCGACGTGCGCGCCTCCGCACGCCGGCTGGCCGACCTCCTCGACACGGCACCTCCCGTCACCGACCCACCCATCCCGGCCCCGCTCCCCACCGACGAGCCGCTCGGCGTGGACATCACCGACCTGCGGGTGCGCCACGCCGGCGGCCCTCCGGCCCTGGACGGGGCGAGCCTGCGGCTGCCGCCCGGCCGCCGCACCGTCCTCCTCGGCGCCACCGGATCCGGCAAGTCGACGCTGATCGCGGCACTCATGCGCTTCGTCCCGTACGAAGCCGGAAGCATCCGCGTCGGCGGGCGCGAGCTGCGGGAGACCGCGGGCGCCGACGCCCGCCGTGTGATCACCGGCATGACCCAGGACGCGCACGTCTTCCACGCCACGATCCGCGCCAACCTGCTCCTGGCCAGGCCCGACGCCACAGACGCGGAGCTACGCGAAGCGGCCCGCAGGGCCCGGCTCCTGGACTGGATCGAGTCGCTGCCCGACCGCTGGGACACCCTCCTCGGCGGGGACGGCGCCACGATGTCGGGCGGCGAGCGCGGGCGCCTGCTCCTAGCCCGTGCTCTGCTCGCGGACCCGCCCGTCCTCGTCCTGGACGAACCCACCGAGGGACTCGACCCGGACACCGCCGCAGCCGTGCTCGCCGACATCCTCGACGCCACCCGCGGCCGCACCACGCTCCTGGTCACTCACGAGCGGTCCGGCCTCACCGCCGCCGACCAGATCCTGACCCTCGACCGCGGCAGGATCCGTCCCGCCACCCAGGACGACATCGACGACCCTCAGGACCGCCTCCGACAACACACGGGAGCGCCTGGCCACTGA
- a CDS encoding IS5 family transposase (programmed frameshift): MVERLVPDELWELFQRVVPEAPTRPQGGGRRRHGDREVLAAIVFVATSGCTWQQLPSASFGPSGATAHRRFSEWTQARVWAKLHRLVLDELGSRGDLDWSRCAIDSVNMQALKKGDLTGPNPVDRGKYGSKIHLITERTGLPLSVGISGANVHDSQALIPLVKGIPPIRSRRGPRRRRPAKLHADKGYDYNHLRRWLSQRGIRHRIARKGIETSQRLGRHRWTIERTMSWLAGCRRLHRRYERKAEHFLAFTSIACTLICYRRLPK, encoded by the exons ATCGTTGAGCGGCTGGTGCCGGATGAGTTGTGGGAGCTGTTCCAGCGGGTGGTGCCGGAGGCGCCGACGCGACCTCAGGGCGGTGGCCGGCGGAGGCATGGTGACCGTGAGGTGCTGGCCGCGATCGTGTTCGTGGCCACGTCGGGCTGCACATGGCAGCAACTGCCCTCGGCGTCTTTTGGTCCGTCGGGGGCAACGGCTCACCGCAGGTTCAGCGAGTGGACGCAGGCCCGGGTGTGGGCCAAGTTGCACCGCCTGGTCCTCGACGAACTGGGCTCGCGGGGGGACCTGGACTGGTCGAGGTGCGCGATCGACTCGGTCAACATGCAGGCCCTGAAAA AAGGGGACCTGACAGGTCCGAATCCTGTGGATCGGGGCAAGTACGGCTCGAAGATCCATCTGATCACGGAGCGGACCGGCCTGCCCCTGTCCGTCGGGATCTCAGGCGCCAACGTCCACGACAGCCAGGCCCTCATCCCGCTCGTCAAGGGGATACCGCCGATCCGCTCCCGGCGAGGCCCCCGGCGACGCAGGCCCGCCAAACTCCACGCGGACAAGGGCTACGACTACAACCACCTGCGGCGATGGTTATCCCAGCGAGGGATCCGACACCGCATCGCCCGCAAAGGCATCGAGACCTCACAGCGACTCGGACGACACCGGTGGACCATCGAACGCACCATGTCCTGGCTCGCCGGCTGCCGCCGACTCCACCGCCGCTACGAACGCAAAGCCGAGCACTTCCTGGCCTTCACCAGCATCGCCTGCACCCTTATCTGCTACCGCAGACTCCCCAAATGA
- a CDS encoding S1 family peptidase, translated as MNVKIYDGVSDADRTRIEEAVSGFGDAVDITEHSGKIESTAYAMRGGLGIKSDFTSGGTNWTKTCSAGFNVQNSSGKKYMLTAGHCMQGGAVTWRRSSGDIPLGRAIDWAYGNDVNQSDYGVVEYSNSDVAPYGTIQYRDGSEGQISRSASAFDGEKVKRVGTMSQDLVGMVLATDATVTYTDGTTLRHMIEASNCTVHGDSGGPLFSGETALGINSGGSYADQPCGDSDSQADRSSFYEPVYKVLSWERA; from the coding sequence GTGAACGTAAAGATCTACGACGGGGTCTCCGACGCCGACAGGACTCGAATCGAGGAGGCCGTTTCCGGATTCGGGGACGCGGTCGACATAACCGAACACTCCGGCAAGATCGAATCGACCGCGTACGCCATGCGCGGCGGCCTCGGCATAAAATCGGATTTCACGTCAGGCGGGACAAACTGGACCAAGACCTGCTCGGCCGGATTCAACGTGCAGAATTCCAGCGGTAAGAAGTACATGCTTACCGCCGGCCATTGCATGCAGGGAGGCGCTGTCACCTGGCGCCGCAGCAGCGGGGACATTCCCCTCGGAAGGGCCATCGACTGGGCCTACGGCAACGACGTGAATCAGTCCGACTACGGAGTGGTGGAGTACAGCAACAGCGACGTCGCGCCGTACGGAACGATCCAGTACAGGGACGGCTCGGAAGGGCAGATCTCGCGTTCCGCCTCCGCGTTCGATGGGGAGAAGGTGAAGCGCGTAGGGACCATGAGCCAGGACCTCGTGGGCATGGTGCTGGCGACGGACGCGACGGTCACCTACACCGACGGCACCACGCTCCGCCACATGATCGAGGCGAGCAACTGCACCGTGCACGGTGACAGCGGAGGACCCCTCTTCAGCGGTGAGACGGCGCTGGGCATCAATTCGGGCGGCAGCTATGCCGACCAGCCATGTGGGGATTCCGACAGCCAAGCGGACCGTTCCAGCTTCTACGAGCCGGTATACAAGGTGCTCTCCTGGGAGAGGGCCTGA
- a CDS encoding DEAD/DEAH box helicase family protein, giving the protein MVFAASLLLTDTRTESPTIILLSDRTQLVRQTSGVFTSAMGDAYFHQPSTSKELRSLLADDVRGVISTTVHKFADAGKNLSTRRNIIVLVDEAHRTQSSEEESLAGQMRAALPHAKFFGMTGTPVRNLATNTFALFGEETDPNRVLHRYSVSRSLQDEATVPVMLDPHPVTFEMNDRALQAEFDQFADEFDLDDPDRETLSRKFGRLTSVFANPERIHTVCQDIVDHYLAGTYRNGLKAQVVAYNRELAVAYTDKINELLAGFEASQVLAEVGKHDRITAEVNIHVSDAKTEEAAMRPYRLSEVDEEDQKRRFLTPDDPLCFLVVTAKLMTGFDAPNEGVLYLDKPMKAHNLFQTITRPNRT; this is encoded by the coding sequence ATGGTGTTCGCCGCTTCGCTGCTACTGACTGACACTCGCACCGAGTCGCCCACGATTATCTTGCTCTCGGACCGAACCCAGCTCGTGCGGCAAACCTCCGGGGTATTCACCTCCGCGATGGGAGACGCCTACTTCCACCAGCCCTCCACCAGCAAGGAGTTGCGTTCCCTGCTGGCTGACGATGTGCGCGGCGTCATCTCCACGACTGTCCACAAGTTCGCCGACGCCGGCAAGAACCTGTCGACCCGCCGCAACATCATCGTGCTGGTCGATGAGGCACACCGCACGCAGTCATCCGAGGAAGAGTCCCTGGCGGGGCAGATGCGCGCAGCGTTGCCGCACGCGAAGTTCTTCGGCATGACCGGCACACCCGTCAGGAACCTCGCCACCAACACCTTCGCCCTCTTCGGTGAGGAGACCGACCCGAACAGGGTGCTGCACCGGTATTCGGTGTCCCGGTCTCTGCAGGACGAGGCAACCGTTCCAGTCATGCTGGACCCGCACCCGGTCACCTTCGAGATGAACGACCGGGCCCTACAGGCCGAGTTCGACCAGTTCGCCGACGAATTCGACCTCGACGACCCCGACCGTGAAACCTTGTCCCGCAAATTCGGGCGCCTCACCTCGGTGTTCGCCAACCCCGAACGCATCCACACGGTCTGCCAGGACATCGTGGACCACTACCTGGCCGGCACCTATCGCAACGGGCTGAAGGCGCAGGTCGTCGCCTACAACCGTGAGCTGGCCGTGGCATACACGGACAAGATCAACGAGCTGCTGGCCGGCTTCGAGGCGTCGCAGGTGCTCGCCGAGGTCGGCAAGCACGATCGGATCACCGCAGAGGTGAACATCCACGTCTCGGACGCCAAGACCGAAGAAGCGGCCATGCGGCCCTACCGGCTCTCCGAGGTCGACGAGGAGGACCAGAAGCGGCGATTCCTCACTCCCGATGACCCGCTGTGCTTCCTGGTTGTGACGGCCAAGCTGATGACTGGGTTCGACGCCCCCAACGAGGGCGTCCTCTACCTGGACAAGCCAATGAAGGCTCACAACCTGTTCCAGACGATCACCCGCCCGAACCGCACCTGA
- a CDS encoding DUF317 domain-containing protein — MTDTERQTAEARSTPGTPAAAKPEQSLQRTETVPAYAADPGDHDAILDRFLDEHGDWEKWRTWSDDTTHVIHESQTLRIERVHEIPAHETAWTVAAYETPVSDRIWVLTATGATPAPVLEELLNHLADGEGWDTVIGAPMDEKIVTAATQPLSEAGWKYTVDGRWIRWTSPAGDAGIQFDAFTTQHPSQNLATWTVWAGADPERPAWTLTASPHTPSPLLADLSENLVHGTGTRSPQTAGRELRKKFAVISPTAQTVTSSLPASRRH, encoded by the coding sequence ATGACCGACACCGAACGCCAGACCGCCGAAGCCCGCAGCACGCCTGGCACACCGGCCGCTGCAAAGCCCGAACAGTCCCTCCAGCGAACGGAAACGGTTCCCGCCTACGCCGCCGACCCCGGCGACCACGACGCCATCCTCGACCGATTCCTCGACGAGCACGGCGACTGGGAGAAGTGGCGGACCTGGTCGGATGACACGACCCACGTGATCCACGAATCGCAGACCCTGCGCATCGAACGCGTCCACGAAATCCCCGCCCACGAGACCGCCTGGACGGTGGCCGCCTACGAGACACCCGTCTCCGACCGCATATGGGTCCTCACAGCGACCGGCGCCACCCCCGCCCCGGTGTTGGAGGAGCTGCTGAATCACCTCGCCGACGGCGAAGGCTGGGACACAGTCATCGGCGCCCCAATGGACGAGAAGATAGTCACCGCGGCCACGCAGCCCCTGTCCGAGGCCGGATGGAAGTACACCGTGGACGGTCGATGGATCCGCTGGACGTCTCCCGCTGGGGACGCGGGCATCCAGTTCGACGCCTTCACCACCCAGCACCCGAGCCAGAACCTGGCCACATGGACCGTATGGGCCGGTGCCGATCCTGAACGGCCCGCCTGGACCCTCACCGCGTCGCCGCACACCCCAAGTCCGCTGCTGGCCGACCTCTCCGAAAACCTCGTCCACGGAACCGGCACTCGCAGCCCTCAGACCGCGGGCCGCGAACTAAGAAAGAAATTCGCCGTCATATCGCCGACTGCTCAGACGGTCACAAGCAGCCTTCCAGCCAGCCGTAGGCACTGA
- a CDS encoding DnaB-like helicase N-terminal domain-containing protein, protein MPHPTDGYEDDDLDDLPPPRPVHYAEQALLGALLLHPHRLAEIGVLNAEHFDNYAHGILFAAIRTVPAPDPEQHLTDPAWLNTVLDSARPEAPGLTASYLHTLIQVCPWPKHAAAYARMIRADHARRTLGAHAEGLALAATDATLPNPAATTLAQADALARFLEDLAGQFAPHPGSLPRTPLLPEPPRDAGEEALDEEQFLLASATAHPAELKEMRWLLPEDFALPLHAGLWQCLTALTHRDDPVDPVTVMWEAQHRGLLNANIAPTDLMSLTSTPVGSPEYWGEKVIQRALLARAHAVATRITAYTDDPANTPHQLITGSRRALADLHALRTRWKYASTPAPTTSPARTRASAPARAGPPRTTAPSASRISR, encoded by the coding sequence ATGCCCCACCCCACCGACGGGTACGAGGACGACGACCTGGACGACCTGCCGCCGCCGCGGCCCGTGCACTACGCCGAGCAGGCCCTGCTCGGCGCGCTCCTCCTCCACCCGCACCGACTCGCCGAGATCGGCGTCCTGAACGCGGAACACTTCGACAACTACGCCCACGGCATCCTGTTCGCGGCGATCCGCACCGTGCCGGCGCCCGACCCGGAGCAGCACCTCACAGACCCGGCCTGGCTGAACACCGTCCTGGACAGCGCGCGACCGGAGGCTCCGGGACTGACCGCCTCCTATCTCCACACACTGATCCAGGTCTGCCCCTGGCCCAAGCACGCAGCGGCGTACGCGCGGATGATCCGCGCCGACCACGCCCGCCGGACGCTGGGCGCCCACGCCGAAGGGCTCGCCCTGGCAGCGACCGATGCCACGCTGCCGAACCCGGCCGCCACCACCCTCGCCCAGGCCGACGCCCTCGCGCGGTTCCTTGAGGACCTCGCCGGACAGTTCGCCCCGCACCCGGGCTCTCTGCCCCGCACGCCGCTGCTACCTGAGCCCCCGCGGGACGCAGGTGAGGAAGCCCTGGACGAGGAACAGTTCCTCCTCGCGAGCGCGACGGCGCACCCCGCCGAGCTGAAGGAGATGCGCTGGCTGCTGCCCGAGGACTTCGCCCTGCCCCTGCACGCCGGCCTCTGGCAGTGCCTGACCGCCCTCACCCACCGCGACGACCCGGTCGATCCGGTCACGGTCATGTGGGAGGCCCAGCACCGCGGCCTCCTGAACGCCAACATCGCGCCCACCGACCTGATGTCCCTGACCTCCACGCCCGTCGGCTCACCGGAGTACTGGGGCGAGAAGGTCATCCAGCGCGCCCTGCTCGCGCGCGCCCACGCCGTCGCCACCCGGATCACGGCCTACACCGACGATCCGGCCAACACTCCCCACCAGTTGATCACCGGCAGCCGCCGCGCACTGGCCGACCTCCACGCGCTGCGCACCCGCTGGAAGTACGCCAGCACGCCGGCACCGACGACCAGCCCCGCGCGTACCAGGGCCTCGGCGCCAGCGCGGGCTGGCCCGCCGCGAACAACGGCTCCGTCCGCCTCGCGCATCTCCCGCTGA
- a CDS encoding response regulator transcription factor, with protein MTEPRTFTEEHPIRVFLLDDHEVVRRGLTDLLDAEPDISVVGDAENVEHALARGPALRPDVAVLDVRLPDGDGITVCRELRSRMPELACLMLTSFDDEEALLDAIMAGAAGYVLKQIRGSDLVSAVRTVATGQSMLDPETTARLMRSLRADPSEEPAIAPELASLSPRERDILALIGDGLTNREIGRKLYLSEKTVKNHISRLLAKLGVQRRVQAAVLASHLEHPEASERPAR; from the coding sequence ATGACCGAGCCGCGCACCTTCACCGAGGAGCACCCGATCCGGGTCTTCCTGCTCGACGACCACGAGGTCGTGCGCCGCGGTCTGACGGACCTCCTGGACGCCGAACCCGACATCTCGGTGGTCGGGGACGCCGAGAACGTCGAGCACGCGCTCGCCCGGGGCCCTGCGCTCCGCCCCGACGTAGCCGTTCTCGACGTACGCCTGCCGGACGGCGACGGCATCACCGTCTGCCGCGAGCTGCGCAGCCGCATGCCCGAGCTGGCGTGTCTGATGCTGACCTCGTTCGACGACGAGGAGGCGCTGCTCGACGCGATCATGGCCGGGGCCGCCGGTTATGTGCTCAAGCAGATCAGGGGCTCCGACCTGGTCTCGGCGGTGCGCACGGTCGCCACCGGTCAGTCCATGCTCGACCCGGAGACGACCGCCCGGCTGATGCGCTCGCTGCGCGCCGACCCGTCCGAGGAACCGGCCATCGCCCCGGAGCTGGCGAGCCTGTCGCCGCGCGAGCGGGACATCCTCGCTCTGATCGGTGATGGGCTCACCAACCGCGAGATCGGCAGGAAGCTCTACCTGTCCGAGAAGACCGTCAAGAACCACATCTCCCGGCTCCTGGCCAAGCTCGGCGTACAGCGACGTGTCCAGGCCGCTGTCCTCGCGTCACACCTTGAGCACCCCGAGGCGAGCGAGCGCCCGGCACGCTGA
- a CDS encoding universal stress protein yields the protein MTRTIIVGLDGSPESRAAAEWAAREAKLRGLPVKILHVWEPVPEPMAQAPLLGAETHQHWSEKIPRDSAEGLRLRHPGVEVTAEHRAGRPSEVLCEAAKGAELLVLGSRGLSGIGGFLVGSVGLVVVAHAECPVVLVRAGEQAADEHEMDPAGIPSAATRYRPVVLGIDIDNLDASVFEFAFDEAARRDTGLRAVHGWSLPPYYMDGPTTDLERYDQIAHWHASALAEALSLWRQKYPSVEVVEESSSGSPAGHLIDASHRASLVVVGRRIRRHPFGVHIGPVTHAVLHHATAPVAVVAHD from the coding sequence ATGACGCGCACGATCATCGTCGGCCTCGACGGCTCGCCCGAGAGCCGGGCCGCCGCCGAGTGGGCCGCCCGTGAGGCGAAGCTGCGCGGCCTGCCGGTCAAGATCCTCCACGTGTGGGAGCCAGTGCCGGAGCCCATGGCACAGGCCCCGCTGCTCGGTGCCGAGACCCATCAGCACTGGAGCGAGAAGATTCCCCGCGATTCTGCCGAGGGTCTCCGGCTGCGCCACCCCGGTGTCGAGGTGACCGCCGAGCATCGGGCCGGTCGCCCGAGCGAGGTGCTGTGCGAGGCCGCGAAGGGAGCCGAGTTGCTCGTCCTCGGCTCGCGTGGCCTGAGCGGGATCGGCGGGTTCCTGGTCGGCTCGGTCGGCCTCGTCGTCGTCGCGCACGCCGAGTGCCCCGTGGTCCTGGTCCGGGCCGGTGAGCAGGCGGCGGACGAGCACGAGATGGACCCGGCGGGCATACCATCGGCCGCGACGCGGTACCGGCCGGTCGTGCTCGGTATCGACATCGACAACCTCGATGCCTCGGTGTTCGAGTTCGCCTTCGACGAGGCTGCCCGGCGCGACACCGGCCTGCGGGCCGTGCACGGATGGAGCCTGCCCCCGTACTACATGGACGGCCCGACCACCGACCTGGAACGGTACGACCAGATCGCCCATTGGCACGCCTCCGCACTCGCCGAGGCACTGAGCTTGTGGCGGCAGAAGTACCCGTCCGTCGAGGTGGTCGAGGAGTCCTCATCAGGCAGCCCGGCGGGTCATCTGATCGACGCCTCCCACCGGGCCTCGCTGGTCGTCGTCGGCCGACGGATCCGCCGCCACCCGTTCGGGGTGCACATTGGTCCGGTCACGCATGCCGTCCTGCACCACGCCACGGCCCCCGTCGCCGTCGTCGCGCACGACTGA